ACCTGGATTTGGAGCTGGCCGCCTTTGTGGTGGACGCCACCCTGGAGCGTTTCCTGGTGGCCTCGGCCGTGGAGCACATGGACCCGGGCCTGGGCTTGAGCTCGGCCGACGCCCAGCGCGCCGCCGAACTGGCCGCCGGGCTGGTGGGCACCCTGCGCATGGGCCTGGGGGTGCGTCCATGAGCACTTGGCTGCTCATAGTGGCCATGCGGGCCGAGGCCGGGCTGATCATGCCTCGTTTGCGGCCCATCGACGACATAGGCCGGCGTCCGGCTTTCGAAGGGCGCCTGGCCGGGCGCGAGGTGCTCCTGGTGCTCAGCGGCATGGGCCAGGTGAACGCGGCCCAGGCCACCACCGCCGCCCTGGAGGCCCGGCCCGAGGTGCAGGCGGTTATCAACCTGGGCTGCGCCGGCGCTTATGCCCCCAGCGGCCTGGCGCGCGGTCAGGCCGCCCTGGCCACCGAGGCGGTATTCGCCGACCTGGGCGTGGCCAAGGACGGGCGGTTGCACGAGCTGAGCGTGGTGGGCATTCCCCTGTACGGCGCGCGCGGCAAAAACGACGTGTACAACCGGGTGCCCTGCGACCCCGGTCTGGCCGGGCTCATCCTGGCGGCCAACCCCGGCCTGGCGCAGGGAGCCTTCGCCACGGTGGAGCGCATCAGCGGCGACCCGGCCACGGCCGAGGC
This window of the Desulfarculaceae bacterium genome carries:
- the mqnB gene encoding futalosine hydrolase; protein product: MSTWLLIVAMRAEAGLIMPRLRPIDDIGRRPAFEGRLAGREVLLVLSGMGQVNAAQATTAALEARPEVQAVINLGCAGAYAPSGLARGQAALATEAVFADLGVAKDGRLHELSVVGIPLYGARGKNDVYNRVPCDPGLAGLILAANPGLAQGAFATVERISGDPATAEAIAGRWDVALEEMEGAAVGLVALHYGKPFAALRGVSNLAGDRDLDVAAGAGAAMRALMNLDAPA